The Salinicoccus sp. RF5 region CTTATTTTATTTTGAGAAGGGTGAGAGTATGGAACTCTTCCGACCATGGGGGGAGCATGAAACGGTCGCCCTTGCCATATCAGGCGGGGTCGATTCCATGGTGCTGTATCATCTGCTCAGCACAACACATGCACCGGGACGGCTGATCCTCCTCCACGTGAATCATGGACAGCGGGCTGCTTCAGTTGAAGAAGCGGCATATATAGAAAAGATGGCGCAGCAGGCTGGTCACTTATGCGAGGTTGAGACTTTGAGCATACCACCTGATGCATTCAGCCAGGAGCGTGCGAGGCAAGCCCGCTACCATTTTTTCGATGTGATGATGAGAAGGCACGGCGCTGATGTGCTGATCACCGCCCATCATCTGGATGACCAGTATGAAACGATCCTCCACTCCCTGCTTTCCGGCCGTCATCTGCCTGGAGCGATGGGGATTCCTGCTGAACGGTGCAGGAAAGGATACAGGATTGTGCGTCCGCTGATCAGCGTATCCCGTGAGGAAATTGAAGCATATGCACAGAGGCATGGCGTCGTCCATTTCGAAGATGAAACGAACAGCCGGACCGATTACACGAGGAACTACATCCGTCATCGACTCATGAAGCCGATCAAAGAAAGCGCCAATCTGCAGGAAGCCCACCTGATCCGTCTGCGTGATGATATGGCGGAGATCGATGATATTCTTCAGGCGGAAGCAGAGGCGTTTCTGGAAGGTCGGGGGAAGACTCTCCCGCGGGATGACTTCAACGCGCAGAAGCACATCATCAGACTCTATATCATGCAGGCCTGGCTGAAGGCGGAAGGTGTGGAGCCGAGGCGCCGGTACCTCGAAGAGATCATGTCGGTCATCGCATCGGATACCGCAAATGCCTCCTTTGAAGCCGGAGAGATGAGCATTGTCATCTCATATGATCATATCACCAGAAGACAGGGTGAGGGTGAAAATGAAAGCATGCTGATGATCGAAGGCGATGGTAGCCATGTCTTCAATGGGTACAGGATCACCTCGAGGCTCGAGCCGCATCAATATCCACTCATGGTGCGGACGAAGGAGTCGGGGGACCGCATGCAGATACCCGGCCTCGGCACAAAAAAGCTTTCGCGTATTTTCATAGATGGAAAAGTGCCGAAGGATGAGCGGGAAAAAAT contains the following coding sequences:
- the tilS gene encoding tRNA lysidine(34) synthetase TilS; this encodes MELFRPWGEHETVALAISGGVDSMVLYHLLSTTHAPGRLILLHVNHGQRAASVEEAAYIEKMAQQAGHLCEVETLSIPPDAFSQERARQARYHFFDVMMRRHGADVLITAHHLDDQYETILHSLLSGRHLPGAMGIPAERCRKGYRIVRPLISVSREEIEAYAQRHGVVHFEDETNSRTDYTRNYIRHRLMKPIKESANLQEAHLIRLRDDMAEIDDILQAEAEAFLEGRGKTLPRDDFNAQKHIIRLYIMQAWLKAEGVEPRRRYLEEIMSVIASDTANASFEAGEMSIVISYDHITRRQGEGENESMLMIEGDGSHVFNGYRITSRLEPHQYPLMVRTKESGDRMQIPGLGTKKLSRIFIDGKVPKDEREKMPVILDSDRQIIALGEIYNIMGSKEMNSRLLIEKEFTDEP